From Solibacillus isronensis, the proteins below share one genomic window:
- a CDS encoding NUDIX hydrolase, translating into MTLHEQIKQYVPYNEQEAKDRDIILRAMATLSDVLTRNNEVLHFTASAFVFNPDRTRVLMAHHNIYNSWGWMGGHADGDPELFNVAKKELMEEAGLPEANAIQEDIISLDILPVIGHMKNGKYVAAHLHFNVTYIFEVGDEATFQAKLDENSEVGWIELDEVAEKCTEAHMIPIYEKIIEKVKKIGC; encoded by the coding sequence ATGACCTTACATGAACAGATTAAACAGTATGTACCATATAATGAACAGGAAGCAAAGGATCGGGACATCATTTTACGTGCAATGGCAACTTTGTCGGATGTCCTGACACGAAACAATGAAGTTCTGCATTTTACAGCTTCTGCTTTTGTATTCAACCCGGACCGTACTCGCGTACTAATGGCTCATCATAATATTTATAATTCATGGGGCTGGATGGGCGGTCATGCAGACGGTGATCCGGAATTATTTAATGTAGCCAAAAAAGAGCTGATGGAAGAAGCAGGTCTTCCAGAAGCAAATGCAATCCAGGAAGATATTATTTCGCTTGATATACTGCCGGTTATCGGACATATGAAGAACGGGAAATATGTTGCGGCACATTTACATTTCAATGTGACTTATATATTTGAAGTCGGAGATGAAGCAACGTTTCAGGCGAAGCTCGATGAAAACAGTGAAGTCGGCTGGATCGAATTGGATGAAGTTGCTGAAAAATGTACAGAAGCGCATATGATTCCAATCTATGAGAAAATTATTGAAAAGGTAAAAAAAATCGGCTGTTAA
- a CDS encoding vWA domain-containing protein has product MTNEYKTVLTDEILHFLYRNASFQALDENQQQQFLEKFGQQPLFIEVIEIAIALEEMIAEVEATMPKIQDKDYLFPIEQQKQLLKDRMVIDGNVLYVSFDEMKNRYSPMIVIVQQSDAMQEYEAFTKGTILPLFNLCAVQKRDLIILPFSNKPAQPLLFKNGKIDIELFDQFLQQYLTGDAQILPAIDKAIELFTQDNIDNQRDLMIITDNQFTDFHKFEQQVTAGKMQELDIDLAVIAMSETNFESQPIAFADKVFFAND; this is encoded by the coding sequence ATGACAAATGAATATAAGACTGTTTTAACCGATGAAATTCTTCATTTTTTATATCGTAACGCATCTTTTCAAGCTTTAGATGAAAATCAGCAGCAACAGTTTCTTGAGAAATTTGGTCAACAACCACTATTTATAGAGGTTATCGAAATTGCAATTGCACTGGAAGAAATGATTGCAGAAGTGGAAGCAACGATGCCAAAAATACAGGATAAAGATTATTTATTTCCGATTGAGCAACAAAAGCAATTGCTGAAAGATCGGATGGTTATAGATGGAAATGTATTGTATGTATCGTTTGATGAGATGAAAAATCGTTATTCGCCGATGATTGTCATCGTACAGCAATCCGACGCCATGCAGGAGTATGAAGCCTTTACTAAAGGGACCATATTACCGCTATTTAACTTATGTGCTGTCCAGAAGAGGGATTTAATTATTCTTCCGTTTAGTAATAAACCTGCTCAACCGCTTCTTTTTAAAAATGGAAAAATTGATATTGAATTGTTCGACCAATTTTTACAGCAGTATTTAACTGGAGATGCTCAGATTTTACCGGCAATAGACAAGGCGATTGAATTGTTTACTCAAGATAATATTGATAATCAGCGGGACCTCATGATTATTACGGACAATCAATTTACCGATTTCCATAAATTTGAACAACAAGTTACGGCAGGAAAAATGCAGGAGCTTGATATCGACCTGGCCGTCATCGCAATGAGCGAGACCAATTTTGAAAGTCAGCCGATTGCATTTGCCGACAAAGTATTTTTTGCAAACGATTAA
- a CDS encoding GatB/YqeY domain-containing protein: protein MLKTIVFDQLKQAMKNKDALAKGVLTLVKSALDAAEKEKGAELTPQEETAVINREIKQTNQSLEGAKQAERSDLIEKEEAKLVILKSFLPKQLTEEEISAELQAAGIASGMNMGDAMKIAKPLLDGKADGATISKVVKTLIS from the coding sequence ATGTTAAAAACAATTGTATTTGACCAATTAAAGCAAGCGATGAAAAACAAAGATGCGTTAGCTAAAGGAGTATTGACTTTAGTGAAGTCCGCATTGGATGCTGCAGAAAAGGAAAAGGGCGCGGAATTGACGCCACAGGAAGAAACTGCTGTCATTAATCGTGAAATTAAGCAGACAAACCAGTCACTGGAAGGTGCTAAGCAAGCGGAACGTTCAGACCTAATAGAAAAAGAAGAAGCAAAGTTAGTTATTTTGAAAAGCTTTTTACCAAAACAGTTAACAGAGGAAGAAATTTCAGCTGAGCTTCAGGCAGCAGGTATTGCCTCAGGAATGAATATGGGAGATGCAATGAAAATTGCAAAGCCATTACTTGATGGAAAAGCAGATGGGGCGACAATTTCAAAAGTTGTCAAAACGCTCATTTCCTAA
- a CDS encoding sigma-70 family RNA polymerase sigma factor has protein sequence MNEDIEQIIDEYSKHLLRIAYFYTKNRHAAEDIVQDVYIKFMQSDYSESGQLRAYLTKMTVNKSKDYLKSWAYKKIQFDTKWWMKATDHDHVIQQEERSNIGAAILKLPLIYREPIILYYYEEMSVLQVAAILQINENTVKTRLRRGREQLRPVLEGEWEVLRHE, from the coding sequence ATGAATGAGGATATCGAGCAGATTATTGATGAATACAGTAAGCATTTATTGCGCATCGCATACTTTTACACAAAAAATCGCCATGCTGCCGAAGACATTGTACAGGATGTTTACATAAAATTTATGCAGTCCGACTACTCGGAAAGCGGTCAATTAAGAGCGTATTTAACAAAGATGACGGTTAATAAAAGTAAAGATTACTTAAAGAGCTGGGCGTATAAAAAAATACAATTTGATACGAAATGGTGGATGAAAGCGACGGACCATGATCATGTCATCCAGCAAGAAGAACGTTCCAATATCGGGGCAGCTATTTTAAAGCTGCCATTGATATACCGGGAACCAATTATATTGTATTACTACGAAGAAATGAGTGTCCTGCAAGTGGCGGCCATATTGCAGATTAACGAAAATACTGTAAAGACCCGTTTAAGACGGGGACGCGAACAATTAAGGCCAGTGCTGGAAGGAGAATGGGAGGTGCTTCGTCATGAATGA
- a CDS encoding phosphate-starvation-inducible protein PsiE, with protein MAKKVKEYKINPDRVEEALLIQNRMLIELFVQVLDEQLVIERPVLHERLENLIELSNNDRDLKDTLHALTQKL; from the coding sequence ATGGCGAAAAAAGTAAAAGAATATAAAATTAACCCAGACCGAGTGGAAGAAGCATTATTAATTCAAAATCGTATGCTTATTGAATTATTTGTTCAAGTTTTAGATGAGCAACTAGTAATTGAACGTCCTGTCTTACACGAACGTTTAGAAAACTTAATCGAGCTTTCAAATAACGATCGTGATTTGAAAGATACTTTACACGCTTTAACTCAAAAATTATAA
- a CDS encoding iron-containing alcohol dehydrogenase yields the protein MYTAYCRTVQSSMRVGMKLMNWRKPELLQGENSLDRLPELVKSLDLNMLLVITDEGIHKLGLMDTLLEGLQEQNIAFVVYNKTVPNPTFTNIEEAMELYYAHHCNGIIAFGGGSPMDCAKAVAARIARPEKSLADLKGLFKVRKEMPPFFAIPTTAGTGSEGTIASVVSNSETHEKFAIMDPVLVPHYAVLDPVLTINLPPHITSTTGMDALTHAVEAYIGKSNTEETRKYAREAVILIFKYLVRAYEDGTDMKARTEMQRASYLAGLAFTRAYVGYVHAIAHTLGGFYQVPHGFANAVILPHVLRFYGESAAKPLAELATIVGIGKITDSDEKKAELFIEAIEELNNKMEIPPKITGIINRDVPLMVERALQEANPLYPVPRIVNKDEMFYLYQIIQE from the coding sequence ATGTATACAGCCTATTGCAGAACCGTCCAAAGTTCCATGCGTGTCGGTATGAAGCTTATGAACTGGAGAAAGCCAGAATTACTCCAAGGGGAAAACAGCCTCGATAGATTGCCTGAACTTGTGAAAAGTTTAGATTTAAATATGCTTTTAGTGATTACCGATGAAGGAATTCACAAGCTGGGGCTTATGGATACGTTATTAGAGGGCTTACAGGAGCAAAATATTGCATTTGTGGTCTATAATAAAACGGTTCCAAACCCAACTTTCACAAATATTGAAGAAGCGATGGAATTGTATTATGCGCATCATTGTAATGGCATTATAGCATTTGGCGGAGGGTCACCGATGGATTGTGCCAAGGCGGTTGCAGCAAGAATCGCACGCCCAGAAAAATCACTGGCTGATTTAAAAGGTTTATTTAAAGTAAGAAAAGAAATGCCGCCGTTTTTTGCTATTCCGACAACCGCTGGTACGGGGAGCGAAGGGACGATTGCCTCCGTCGTATCAAATAGTGAAACACATGAGAAATTCGCCATTATGGATCCGGTACTTGTACCGCACTATGCTGTATTGGACCCGGTATTAACAATTAATTTGCCTCCTCATATTACATCTACAACGGGAATGGATGCATTGACACATGCAGTGGAAGCTTATATTGGAAAAAGCAATACTGAGGAAACGAGGAAATATGCCCGCGAGGCTGTTATTCTTATTTTTAAGTATTTAGTACGTGCCTATGAAGATGGGACAGATATGAAAGCTAGAACGGAAATGCAACGCGCCTCTTATTTGGCAGGGCTTGCATTTACTCGTGCATATGTAGGCTACGTCCATGCCATTGCTCATACACTCGGCGGATTTTATCAAGTTCCGCACGGTTTTGCCAATGCGGTGATCCTGCCGCATGTACTTCGATTTTACGGGGAAAGCGCTGCAAAGCCGTTAGCAGAACTTGCGACAATTGTAGGCATCGGAAAAATAACAGACAGTGATGAAAAAAAGGCAGAGTTATTTATCGAAGCAATTGAAGAATTGAATAACAAGATGGAAATTCCTCCAAAAATAACAGGAATCATTAACCGTGATGTGCCATTGATGGTGGAGCGCGCATTACAAGAAGCGAATCCGCTTTACCCGGTACCGCGCATTGTAAATAAAGATGAAATGTTTTATTTATACCAAATCATTCAGGAATAA